Part of the Kushneria marisflavi genome, GTTGCGCACTCGGGGTCTGATCTATAAAGTACGCATCCGCTGCCACGGAGCACACGGCGACGAGGCAGCGGGGAAGTTTGCAGGTGATTGTTTTGACTGAGGTTTTGGTCGCTCAATCAGGATTTCAAATCCAGCCGCCGACTTCCGGATCGAAAAAAAGAGGTTGACTTTTCGATTCAGGGCTGTAAAATGCCCACTCTCTCGAAGCAGCCGCCACGGCGACTGAGGCAACATCTTCGAGACGCTCTTTAACAAGTCGATCAGGCAATTTGTGTGGGCGTCTGGCTCGTGTGACACCAGTCACATAGATAATCGAGCAGACGAACACTCGTCAAGAGTACTAGTTTGACCTCGAGCCCGGATTGATTCGCCTTTCGGAACTGCTTTTGCAGGGCCGGATAAAGAATCTCAAAGCTTCAAAATAAACTGAAGAGTTTGATCATGGCTCAGATTGAACGCTGGCGGCAGGCCTAACACATGCAAGTCGAGCGGTAACAGGGGTAGCTTGCTACCCGCTGACGAGCGGCGGACGGGTGAGTAATGCATGGGAATCTGCCCGATAGTGGGGGATAACTCGGGGAAACCCGAGCTAATACCGCATACGTCCTACGGGAGAAAGCAGGGGATCTTCGGACCTTGCGCTATCGGATGAGCCCATGTCGGATTAGCTTGTTGGTGAGGTAAAGGCTCACCAAGGCTGCGATCCGTAGCTGGTCTGAGAGGATGATCAGCCACACCGGGACTGAGACACGGCCCGGACTCCTACGGGAGGCAGCAGTGGGGAATATTGGACAATGGGGGAAACCCTGATCCAGCCATGCCGCGTGTGTGAAGAAGGCCTTAGGGTTGTAAAGCACTTTCAGTGGGGAAGAAGGCATGATGATTAATACTCGTCATGAAGGACATCACCCACAGAAGAAGCACCGGCTAACTCCGTGCCAGCAGCCGCGGTAATACGGAGGGTGCAAGCGTTAATCGGAATTACTGGGCGTAAAGGGCGCGTAGGCGGCTTGCCAAGCCGGATGTGAAAGCCCCGGGCTCAACCCGGGAACGGCATTCGGAACTGGCAGGCTAGAGTGCAGGAGAGGAAGGTGGAATTCCCGGTGTAGCGGTGAAATGCGTAGAGATCGGGAGGAATACCAGTGGCGAAGGCGGCCTTCTGGACTGACACTGACGCTGAGGCGCGAAAGCGTGGGTAGCAAACAGGATTAGATACCCTGGTAGTCCACGCCGTAAACGATGTCGACCAGCCGTTGGACCCCTTGAGGGTTTGGTGGCGCAGTTAACGCAATAAGTCGACCGCCTGGGGAGTACGGCCGCAAGGCTAAAACTCAAATGAATTGACGGGGGCCCGCACAAGCGGTGGAGCATGTGGTTTAATTCGATGCAACGCGAAGAACCTTACCTGCTCTTGACATCCTGCGAATCTCCCAGAGATGGGAGAGTGCCTTCGGGAACGCAGAGACAGGTGCTGCATGGCTGTCGTCAGCTCGTGTTGTGAAATGTTGGGTTAAGTCCCGTAACGAGCGCAACCCCTATCCCTTTTTGCCAGCGGTCCGGCCGGGAACTTCAGGGAGACTGCCGGTGACAAACCGGAGGAAGGTGGGGACGACGTCAAGTCATCATGGCCCTTACGAGCAGGGCTACACACGTGCTACAATGGCCGGTACAAAGGGTTGCGAAGCGGCGACGTGAAGCCAATCCCATAAAGCCGGCCTCAGTCCGGATCGGAGTCTGCAACTCGACTCCGTGAAGTCGGAATCGCTAGTAATCGTGGATCAGAATGCCACGGTGAATACGTTCCCGGGCCTTGTACACACCGCCCGTCACACCATGGGAGTGGACTGCACCAGAAGTGGTTAGCTTAACCTTCGGGAGAGCGATCACCACGGTGTGGTTCATGACTGGGGTGAAGTCGTAACAAGGTAGCCGTAGGGGAACCTGCGGCTGGATCACCTCCTTAAACGACAAGTGCTCACGCGAACCAGCGCGTCCACACAAATTGCCTGATCGGATAGAGCGAAGATGCCTGGGTCTGTAGCTCAGTTGGTTAGAGCGCACCCCTGATAAGGGTGAGGTCGGCAGTTCGAGTCTGCCCAGACCCACCAACCTGTCGGGGCCTTAGCTCAGCTGGGAGAGCGCCTGCCTTGCACGCAGGAGGTCAGCGGTTCGATCCCGCTAGGCTCCACCATACAGCTCGGTGTCACAATCTCGCTCGATACTGATGAAACCACAGTCAAAAGTCATGATGATGACAATCATCGACATGATTTCTGACTGTCTTTTTGACAGTACGCTCTTTAACAATGTGGATCATGCTGACCTGTCGGTCGGTGAACACCTCATCTTCGGATGGGCGTTGTGACCCGGCCGGCAGACAACGTATAAATTTGCTGCGATACATAATGTCGTATGTATTTCAGTAAATGTCGTGTGATTGTGAGACCGGACCCCTTGGGGTTATATGGTCAAGCGATTAAGCGCACACGGTGGATGCCTAGGCAGTCAGAGGCGATGAAGGACGTGACAGCCTGCGATAAGCGTCGGTGAGGTGGCAAATGACCTGCGACCCGGCGATTTCCGAATGGGGAAACCCACTCATCACAAGATGAGTATTCATGAGCCAATACATAACTCATGAAGGCGAACCGGGAGAACTGAAACATCTAAGTACCCCGAGGAAAAGACATCAATTGAGATTCCCCCAGTAGCGGCGAGCGAACGGGGACCAGCCCTTAAGCAGTGCAACCGATAGGCGAACAGTCTGGGAAGTCTGACCATAGCAGGTGATAGTCCTGTAGCCGAAATCCGAGCATTGTGAAATCGAGTAGGTCGGGGCACGTGAAACCCTGACTGAACATGGGGGGACCATCCTCCAAGGCTAAATACTCCTGACTGACCGATAGTGAACCAGTACCGTGAGGGAAAGGCGAAAAGAACCCCGGCGAGGGGAGTGAAATAGATCCTGAAACCGTGTGCGTACAAGCAGTGGGAGCAGACTTGTTCTGTGACTGCGTACCTTTTGTATAATGGGTCAGCGACTTATTCTCAGTAGCGAGCTTAACCGAATAGGGGAGGCGCAGGGAAACCGAGTCTTAAATGGGCGACTTAGTTGCTGGGAATAGACCCGAAACCGGGCGATCTATCCATGGCCAGGATGAAGGTCAGGTAACACTGACTGGAGGTCCGAACTCAAGTATGTTGAAAAATGCTGAGATGAGCTGTGGATCGGAGTGAAAGGCTAATCAAGCTCGGAGATAGCTGGTTCTCCTCGAAAGCTATTTAGGTAGCGCCTCACGTATTACCACCGGGGGTAGAGCACTGTTTCGGCTAGGGGGCCATCCCGGCTTACCAACCCGAGGCAAACTCCGAATACCGGTGAGTACAGCGTGGGAGACACACAGCGGGTGCTAACGTCCGTTGTGAAAAGGGAAACAACCCAGACCGCCAGCCAAGGTCCCAAAATCCCGGTTAAGTGGGAAACGATGTGGGAAGGCACAGACAGCCAGGAGGTTGGCTTAGAAGCAGCCATCCTTTAAAGAAAGCGTAATAGCTCACTGGTCGAGTCGGCCTGCGCGGAAGATGTAACGGGGCTCAAACCGGGTACCGAAGCTGCGGGTGCATCCTTATGGATGCGCGGTAGAGGAGCGTTGTGTAAGCCTGCGAAGGTGTATCGTGAGGTATGCTGGAGGTATCACAAGTGCGAATGCTGACATGAGTAACGACAAGGGGAGTGAAAACCTCCCCCGCCGGAAGACCAAGGGTTCCTGTTCGACGTCAATCGGAGCAGGGTGAGTCGGCCCCTAAGGCGAGGCTGAAAAGCGTAGTCGATGGGAAACGGGTCAATATTCCCGTACCGGATGTTATTGCGATGGGGGGACGAAGAAGGCTAGGTGAGCCAGGCGTTGGTTGTCCTGGTAAAAGCGAGTAGGCCTGGGGATCAGGCAAATCCGGTCCTCTATAAAGCCGAGACGCGAGACGAACAGACTACGGTCTGGAAGTCACTGATGCCACGCTTCCGGGAAAAGCCTCTAAGCTTCAGATAACATGCGACCGTACCCCAAACCGACACAGGTGGTCAGGTAGAGAATACCAAGGCGTATGAGAGAACTCGGGTGAAGGAACTAGGCAAAATGGCACCGTAACTTCGGGAGAAGGTGCGCCGGCCAGGGTGACGGGACTTGCTCCCCTAGCCCTGACCGGCCGAAGAGACCAGGTGGCTGCAACTGTTTATTAAAAACACAGCACTCTGCCAACGCGTAAGCGGACGTATAGGGTGTGACGCCTGCCCGGTGCCGGAAGGTTAATTGATGGTGTTAGCCGCAAGGCGAAGCTCTTGATCGAAGCCCCGGTAAACGGCGGCCGTAACTATAACGGTCCTAAGGTAGCGAAATTCCTTGTCGGGTAAGTTCCGACCTGCACGAATGGCGTAATGATGGCCACGCTGTCTCCACCCGAGACTCAGTGAAATTGAAATCGCTGTGAAGATGCAGTGTACCCGCGGCTAGACGGAAAGACCCCGTGAACCTTTACTATAGCTTCACACTGGACGCTGATGTTACTTGTGTAGGATAGCTGGGAGGCTTTGAAACCCCGACGCCAGTCGGGGTGGAGCCAACCTTGAAATACCAGCCTGGTATCATCGGCGTTCTAACTCCGCACCGTGATCCGGTGTGAGGACAGTGTGTGGTGGGTAGTTTGACTGGGGCGGTCTCCTCCCAAAGAGTAACGGAGGAGCACTAAGGTACCCTCAGCACGGTTGGAAATCGTGCAATGAGTGCAAGAGCATAAGGGTGCTTGACTGCGAGACGGACATGTCGAGCAGGTGCGAAAGCAGGTTCTAGTGATCCGGTGGTTCTGTATGGAAGGGCCATCGCTCAACGGATAAAAGGTACTCCGGGGATAACAGGCTGATACCGCCCAAGAGTTCATATCGACGGCGGTGTTTGGCACCTCGATGTCGGCTCATCACATCCTGGGGCTGAAGTCGGTCCCAAGGGTATGGCTGTTCGCCATTTAAAGTGGTACGCGAGCTGGGTTTAGAACGTCGTGAGACAGTTCGGTCCCTATCTGCCGTGGGCGTCGGAAGTTTGAGAAGTGCTGCTCCTAGTACGAGAGGACCGGAGTGGACGCACCGCTGGTGTACCGGTTGTCATGCCAATGGCACCGCCGGGTAGCTATGTGCGGACGGGATAACCGCTGAAGGCATCTAAGCGGGAAGCCCCCTTCAAGATGAAACTTCCCTGGAGCCTCGAGCTCCCTGAAGGGCCCTCGAAGACGACGAGGTCGATAGGCGCGGTGTGTAAGTGCAGCAATGCATTGAGCTGACGCGTACTAATTGCCCGTGAGGCTTGACCATATAACACCCAAGTGGTTCGCATCACACGAAAACGTTGATGTAATGATCAGCATGATCCCTATTTTGATCCGCTGCTTTAAAGCAGCCGGTCTGCAGAATTGCCTGACGACCATAGCGTGCCGGCACCACCCGATCCCTTCCCGAACTCGGTAGTGAAACGGCTCCGCGCCGATGGTAGTGTGGGGTCTCCCCATGTGAGAGTAGGTCATCGTCAGGCACCCCTTCCGAACCCCGGTCCAATGGACCGGGGTTCTTTTATGTGTGCTTGATAAAAACCGGCCGTGAGCCGGCCGGCCCTGCCCGGTCACTGGCGTGACCGGGCAGGGCGGTGTCTGGGCGGGCTTCGTTCTGACCTATCATGTACAATATCGGCTTTCATGTACTGCCTTCCCGGAAATACCTCCCCTATGTCTGCAAATGCCGATCGTGTTGCCAGCGAGATACTGCTTTATTGCCGAGCCGGCTTTGAGGCGGACCTTGCCGCCGAAATTTCCCAAAAGGCGGCCGGGTTCGGCGCCAACGGTTATCCGATTGCCGCTGCGAATACTGGGTTTGTGCGCTATGTTTTAGCCGATCAGCAACCGGTACATACGCTTCAGAGACAGCTTTCTTTCGAGACCCTAGTGTTTCCGCGACAGACGCTGGTTGCCTTTCCCCCACTTGCCAATCTTGATCGTGAAGACCGCATATCACCCATCATGGCACTGATTCGTGAAAGTGGCTGGAGCTTTGAACATATTTGCCAGGACCTTCCGGATACCAACGACGGCAAGGCGCTGACCGGACTGGGCAAGTCGATTCAAAAGGCTCTGGAAAGTGCCAGTCGCAAATGTGGGGCGCTACGCCGCAAGGCCGGCAAACGCTGGCTGCATTTGTTCTGGACGGCTGGCGATCAGGTACAGGTAGCGATCAGCTTTCCGGGCAATCGCAGTGAGTATCCCAATGGTATTCGCCATCTTCGTTTTCCACATGATGCGCCTAGCCGTTCGACGCTCAAGCTTGAAGAAGCTTGGCATACCTTTATTCCGGCAGGGCAGTGGGACGAATTGCTCGGTGAAAACATGTGGGCGGCGGATCTGGGCGCCGCTCCTGGTGGCTGGACTTGGCAGTTGGTCAAGCGTGGCATGAGTGTGTACGCCATTGATAATGGCCCCATGCAAGCATCATTGATGAATACCGGTCAGGTTGAGCATCTGCGTGAGGATGCCTATAGCTGGCAGCCTCCACATCCGCTGGACTGGCTGGTATGCGATATGGTGGACCAGCCCGTTAGAGTCGCCAGACTCATGGGGGCATGGCTTGAAAAGGGGTGGACGCGTCGAGCCATCTTTAACCTCAAACTACCAATGAAGCAGAGGTGGCAGGAGGTTGACCACTGCCTTGAGCTTCTGCATCAGTCGGTAGAGAATGCCGGTTTCAATGCGCACATCAGATGTCGTCATCTCTACCATGATCGGGAAGAGGTAACCGTTTATGTGGCGATCGTTTAACGTACGCCTGAGCAACTAGAGGGAGAGAGTCAGTGACCGAACAGTCTGACATCAATGACACACTGGATACATCTGGACTCTACTGCCCGGAGCCTATCATGATGATGCATAACCGGGTTAGAGACATGGCACCGGGTCAGGTGCTCGAGATTATTGCGACCGACCCGGCGACCACAAGAGATGTCCCAAAGTTCTGTACCTTTCTGGGGCATGAGCTGATTGGCCAGAGCGAAGAGGACGGCACATGGCGTTACTATATTCGTCTGGCATCCGATCAGTAACGTTATTCCTGAGTCACCATCATGACCGATAGCGCCTCAAGTGTGGCGGGGTCTTGGCTGCGAATACGGTTCGCGATCTGTCGCTGAAACAGATAAAGCGCTTCATGACGGGAATGTCCGGCATATAGGCAGTCATCACCAGGCAAAATCGGCTCTTCACAGACCTGTTCCTCGTCATGCAAAAGTGCCTCAATATTGCCGTTGCTGTAGAGATGCCAGCCATGGACCTGTTTTAGCTGCCAGCTATCATCATGGGCATGGCACAGGGCATGCGTACCCTGGGTATCGGGCAGATGCTGAAGGATGCAGGGCTCGTCTTCATATTCGTAATCAAAGTAGGCAGCGGCATGTTCAAGTTCGACCACCTTGTGAAGCGGTGGCGACTCCATGATCAGCTCGGATTCCGGATCACGATAGCCTACAAAACAACCCTGTTCCGGGTCTTCAAGCGTGTCGCAGCGCGTCAGGCAATCCAGCCAGGGCACCATTCCCACGACATGGCCGTCTTCCTGTAACCCCCATGCCAGCACAGGCATGCCGTAAAGGGAGTGAGGGTCGCTGGCAAGCTGATACAGCATTTCAAGCCCATCAAGCTCGGGTGCCAGGCGCACGATGCGATGCCTTTTACGCCGCTGCTGACGTACGGTGTCCAGGTCGATAACCTGCATACGATGATGAGTCGACATCGTGTTCATTGCTAGCCCCTCCGGTTATTCGTCCGGTATATCCCTTATCCTCGATCAAGCTGGCGTCCGGTGATTAAGACGCTTTTTTAACTATTAGCACACCTGCAGCAATGAATGTCATACCAACATTGATACTTTCATGGTCGGCGGCTGGAAACAACAGTCGTCAGCACTGAAAATCTCATGCTTTAGCAGTTATTGACCGGGCATGGCCGTGAGCCGTGCGGTACAGGCGAAGGCCCAGCAGGACGGAAGCCACGCTGAGTCCGGCAATCAGCCCCAGCCAATAGCCGTAAACGCCCCAGCCAGAGAAGAGTGCCGGCACGCCGCCGCCCAGCAGATGCCCGCCGCCCATGCCAACGATCCAATAGGATGCCAGGGTAATGAGCATGATGATGCGTGTGTCCTTGTAGCCTCTCAATGCACCCGCCATGCTCACCTGAAGCGCATCTGAAATCTGATAGATGGCTGCCAGTAAAATAAGATTGGCCGCCAGAGATCGTACCTCCATGTTGCTTGAATAGAGAGCGACAATGGGGTGGGCTGCGATAATCAGTACAATATCAATGAGAAGTGCTGCCACCAGTGCCATGCCAACGCCGTTCCACGCAATAAAACGAGCGCGTCTGGTATCTCCCTGCCCCAGGGTATTGCCAACCCGGACCGTCAGAGCCATCCCCAGCGATAGTGGGAGCATGAAAAGCAGCGAAGTAAAATTCAACGCTACCTGGTGTGCTGCAACCACAATTTCGCCGAAACTCGCGACAAAAAGCGCAATCAGGGCAAAGAGGGTCACTTCCGTGAAAATGGCCACGCCGATTGGCAGCCCTACGCGCAGAAGCTCTGCCGTCAGTTTCAAATTGGGTCGGCTAAATCCCTGCCAGATCTGAACCGGTGCATAAACTCTGGCGCGGCGGGTATAGACGGCCATGCACCCACACATGACCCACATGGCAATGGCCGTGGCAATGCCACAACCGGTAGCGCCCAGGGCGGGCAATGCCCCCAGCACAGGAAAGTCGATGCCCGTAAGAGACACAACTCCTGCGCCGCCAAAAATCAGTAAATAGTTAAAAGGAATGTTCACGGCCAGCCCCACCAGACTGATCCAGAGCGCCGGACGGGTGTGATTGACCCCATCGGAAAACGCGCGCAGTGCCTGATAGAGCGCGACGGCAGGCATGCCAAAGGCCACGGCATGCAGATATTGTGTCGAGGACGTGGCCACCGCTTCGGGCACTGACATATAGGCAAAGATCGGTTCGGCCGTCAGCCAGATCAGCGCGCACGACGCCAGACCCAGCAGCAGGGCCACCCAGAGTGCCTGATGGACACAGGGCCTGATGGCGCCCTGTTGTCGCGCGCCCATATGCTGCGCAACGATAGGAGTAAGACCCATCAGCGTGCCCGTCATGAACAGCATCAAGGGTACCCAGAGACTGGCACCGACCGAGACGGCGGCCAGATCGGTAGCGCTGGAATGGCCGGACATCATGACGTCAACAGTACTCATGGCGGCCTGCGCCAGCTGCGCACCAAGAATCGGCAGTGCCAGACGCATCAATGCGGAGGTTTCAAGGCGACAGGCGGTAAAATCGATGCGTAGCAAGACCGGCTCCAGCCAGAGGAAAGCGCCATTATAGCAAAGCGTGGTCCTGCCAAAGCCTTCTGGATTCGAACCTCGTGATAAAGTGGCGCGCCAAAAGTATACCTCAGGAGAAACCGGTGACCTCTCAGCAACAGGAGCATTATCAGGTCGAGCAGCTGATAACGCTTTTCAATCAAGTGTTTTCATCGCGTTACCAGACTCTTCTGGTGCGCGGTGATGACGAACCCATCTACCTGCCTGCCGATGAAGAACATGCTCACCACCGCATCGTGTTTGCTCATGGCTACTTTGCCAGTGCACTGCATGAGATCAGTCACTGGTGCATTGCCGGTGTGAGGCGTCGTCTACTGGAGGATTACGGTTACTGGTACATGCCGGATGGCCGTGATGACAGTGCTCAGGAGGCTTTCGAGGCGGCTGAGATCGCCCCACAGGCGGTCGAAAAAAGTCTGACGCTGGCGTGTGCTCGACACTTCAACGTCAGTATCGATAATCTTGAAGGCAGTGCCGACGTGGATCGCGACGCATTTGCTGCGAAAGTTGAGGCGCGGCGGCAGCGCTATCTGAATGAGGGGCTTCCGGTGCGTGCAGAAGCCTTTCGGCGAGCACTGAAGGGGCTTTTTATCGAAGGCCAATCACCCGAGCAGGCAGGGCATTGCGCGGGCGACTGGCTTGATCAGCACGCGCAGACGAGCTGACCGGACGCAAAAAGAGGTTACTCGGCGAGCATGTCATCTTCCATCCAGCGAACATGGAGCTTGAGCAAAGTCTCCAGATCATGCTCTGCGCGACCTGGTTCAAGCCCCATTTCATTGAACATTTCGCTGCGCTGCTGATGCCACTCATCAGGGTCGTTGTAGAGGGTGCCCGCATCGACGATGGACACGAAGGCACTACCGGCGACCGCCTCAAAAATGCGGGTCAGAGCCGCCTCATCCTGCTCTGGATTGGCGCTGTAAAGGGTGCTGCCGTGGTAATCGGCCTCCAGCTCACGAATGACATCGCTGACGCTGACGCCCATGGTGAGCAGCTCATCGGCATGATAGTCGCCCAGGCTGGCCACATCGTCTTCGAGCCACGCCTCATCGGGCTGGATCAGGGTGTGCTTGACGCGACCATCCGATAGCGTCCAGGCAATCGCCACAGGCACATCACCATCACCGCTTTCCAGCGCGATAAAGCCGGGAAGGTTCAGATCCTCGGTATTGGCAAACTCGTAATCATCCTGCATATCTATGGTGTCCTGAGATAGGTGTTCTGAAACGATCAGGTGGCAGCCGAAATGCCAAAGAAGCGTTGAGCGTTGGCGGTGGTACTGCGTGCGATGTCGGCCTCACCGACGCCTCGACAGAGCGCAATCTCGCGGGCGATCCATGGCAGCAGGGCCGGTTCGTGGCGCCTGCCCTTGAGTTTGGCCGGCAGGTTGCGTGGCAGCAGATAGGGGCAGTCGGTCTCGATCATCAAGCGATGATCGGGGATGTCGACCACCAGCTCACGCAGATGCTGTCCCCGCCGCTCATCGCACAGCCAGCCGGTCTGACCGATATACAGATCCAGATCCAGATAGCCATACAGTGTCTGTTTGTCCCCAGTGAAGCAGTGAACCACTGCCGGGCCGATGTCATCTCGCCACTGTCTGAGCATATCCAGCATGTCACTGCCGGCATCACGTTCATGTAAAAACAGCGGTTTCCGGGTCCTGGCCGCCATTTCAAGATGGGCTTCGAAGGCACGCCTTTGATCTGCCGGTGAAGAAAAATCACGATGATAATCCAGCCCACATTCTCCCACGGCCACAACACCAGGGTGAGTCAGGGATTCCTCAATAAAGTGCCTGAGAGAATCATCGAAATCGCCGGCATGGTGGGGATGCAGGCCGGCAGTCGAGTAGAGGGCCACTGGGGTATCGCGTCGGGTCATTTCAGCGCTGGCATCGATACTGGCGCGATCCGTTCCGGTCAGCACCATGGCGGTCAGGTTGGCCTGCGCGGCGCGTTCGAGAACGTCGTCCAGATCCTTTTGAAAGCTCTCGTGTGTCAGGTTGGCACCGATATCGATCAGGGGGGCCGGGGATTGAAAGCACAGGGCGTCGGGCAGCATGCCGTCTCCGTGGGTCATGATGAGTCTGGCCGCCATTGTAGGACACACGGTTCATGGATGTCCCATCGCCCGGCAGCCACAACCCGGACGCATGAGGTACAATGAGCCCTTCGCATATGCCTTCACTAATTTGCAGAGCTCCATGACGCTTTTACGACTGGAACAGCTTCAACTGGCCTATGGCACTCATGTGCTGCTCGACGGCGCCGACCTCGTACTGGAAAAGGGCGAGCGTCTGGCACTGGTGGGCCGCAACGGCACCGGCAAGTCGACTTTGATGTCCCTGATCGAGGGCCGGGCACTTCCTGATGGCGGCAATATCTGGCGAATGCCGGGACTTCGCGTGGGCACATTGCTGCAGCATCTGCCGCCGGCAGAAGGGCGCACCATTTTTGATGTGGTTGCCGAAGGGTTGCCCGAAACCGGTGAGCTACTGAGTCAATATCAGCATCTGATCGAGTCTGATGATCCTGACATGAACCGGCTGGCCACGCTGCAAACGGCCATCGAGGCCAGGGATGGCTGGTCCTATCACCAGCGTATCGACACCGTTTTGACCCGTCTGGGGCTGCCGGCCGCTACCATGATGGAAGGCCTCTCGGGTGGTTGGCGGCGGCGCGTGGCGCTGGCACGTGCTCTGGTGGTGGATCCTGATGTGCTGCTGCTTGACGAGCCGACCAACCATCTGGATCTGGATACCATCCAGTGGCTGGAAGAGCAGCTTTTGCAGTTCAATGGCTCGGTATTGTTCATTACCCACGACCGCGCCTTCCTGAAGCGTCTGGCCACCGGCATTCTGGAGCTGGATCGCGGTCGTCTCGGACGCTATCCGGGCGATTACGACAGGTATCAGGCTCAGAAGCAGCATGAGCTCGAGATTGAATCCCGCGAGCGTGATGAGTTCGACAAGAAGCTGGCAGCCGAAGAACGATGGATTCGTCAGGGGGTCAAGGCGCGTCGAACCCGTAACGAAGGCCGCGTACGCGCGCTCGAGAAGCTTCGGAGTGAGCGGGCCGAGCGTCGTGAGCGTCAGGGCAATGCCAACATCAACGTTGACAGCGGTGAGCGAAGCGGCAAGCGTGTGGTAGAGCTTGAAAACGTCAGCCACCGGTTCGGTCAGGACTGGGTCGTACGCGATCTGTCCATCGAGATACAGCGCGGCGATCGTATCGGTTTCATTGGCCGCAATGGCGCCGGCAAGACCACGCTTTTGAAAATCCTGCTGGGACAGCTCGAGCCTCAGGAAGGCAGTGTTCGGGAAGGCACCAACCTCAAGGTTGCCTATTTTGACCAGCTGCGGGCAGGTCTTGATATGGAGGCCACCGTGCTGGATAACGTGGCTGGCGGACGCGATCAGGTCAGCATCAACGGACGTGACCGGCATGTCATGAGCTACCTGCAGGACTTCCTGTTCTCACCCGATCGTGCGCGTCAGCCGGTGCGGGCCTTGTCCGGCGGCGAAGCCAACCGGTTGCTGCTGGCCAAGCTGTTCACCCAGCCGGCCAACGTTCTGGTGCTCGATGAGCCGACCAATGACCTGGATGTCGAAACGCTGGAGCTGCTTGAAGAACTGCTGATCAACTTTGACGGCACGCTGCTGCTGGTCAGCCACGACCGTGCCTTCATGGATAACGTCGTCACCAGCGTTCTGGCCTTTGAAGGTGATGGCGTCATTCGTGACTATGTCGGTGGCTATACCGACTGGGTACGGCAGGGCGGTAA contains:
- the rlmM gene encoding 23S rRNA (cytidine(2498)-2'-O)-methyltransferase RlmM; this encodes MSANADRVASEILLYCRAGFEADLAAEISQKAAGFGANGYPIAAANTGFVRYVLADQQPVHTLQRQLSFETLVFPRQTLVAFPPLANLDREDRISPIMALIRESGWSFEHICQDLPDTNDGKALTGLGKSIQKALESASRKCGALRRKAGKRWLHLFWTAGDQVQVAISFPGNRSEYPNGIRHLRFPHDAPSRSTLKLEEAWHTFIPAGQWDELLGENMWAADLGAAPGGWTWQLVKRGMSVYAIDNGPMQASLMNTGQVEHLREDAYSWQPPHPLDWLVCDMVDQPVRVARLMGAWLEKGWTRRAIFNLKLPMKQRWQEVDHCLELLHQSVENAGFNAHIRCRHLYHDREEVTVYVAIV
- the tusA gene encoding sulfurtransferase TusA, which gives rise to MTEQSDINDTLDTSGLYCPEPIMMMHNRVRDMAPGQVLEIIATDPATTRDVPKFCTFLGHELIGQSEEDGTWRYYIRLASDQ
- a CDS encoding MATE family efflux transporter gives rise to the protein MRLALPILGAQLAQAAMSTVDVMMSGHSSATDLAAVSVGASLWVPLMLFMTGTLMGLTPIVAQHMGARQQGAIRPCVHQALWVALLLGLASCALIWLTAEPIFAYMSVPEAVATSSTQYLHAVAFGMPAVALYQALRAFSDGVNHTRPALWISLVGLAVNIPFNYLLIFGGAGVVSLTGIDFPVLGALPALGATGCGIATAIAMWVMCGCMAVYTRRARVYAPVQIWQGFSRPNLKLTAELLRVGLPIGVAIFTEVTLFALIALFVASFGEIVVAAHQVALNFTSLLFMLPLSLGMALTVRVGNTLGQGDTRRARFIAWNGVGMALVAALLIDIVLIIAAHPIVALYSSNMEVRSLAANLILLAAIYQISDALQVSMAGALRGYKDTRIIMLITLASYWIVGMGGGHLLGGGVPALFSGWGVYGYWLGLIAGLSVASVLLGLRLYRTAHGHARSITAKA
- a CDS encoding elongation factor P hydroxylase, whose translation is MTSQQQEHYQVEQLITLFNQVFSSRYQTLLVRGDDEPIYLPADEEHAHHRIVFAHGYFASALHEISHWCIAGVRRRLLEDYGYWYMPDGRDDSAQEAFEAAEIAPQAVEKSLTLACARHFNVSIDNLEGSADVDRDAFAAKVEARRQRYLNEGLPVRAEAFRRALKGLFIEGQSPEQAGHCAGDWLDQHAQTS
- a CDS encoding TatD family hydrolase; protein product: MTHGDGMLPDALCFQSPAPLIDIGANLTHESFQKDLDDVLERAAQANLTAMVLTGTDRASIDASAEMTRRDTPVALYSTAGLHPHHAGDFDDSLRHFIEESLTHPGVVAVGECGLDYHRDFSSPADQRRAFEAHLEMAARTRKPLFLHERDAGSDMLDMLRQWRDDIGPAVVHCFTGDKQTLYGYLDLDLYIGQTGWLCDERRGQHLRELVVDIPDHRLMIETDCPYLLPRNLPAKLKGRRHEPALLPWIAREIALCRGVGEADIARSTTANAQRFFGISAAT
- a CDS encoding ATP-binding cassette domain-containing protein, with the translated sequence MTLLRLEQLQLAYGTHVLLDGADLVLEKGERLALVGRNGTGKSTLMSLIEGRALPDGGNIWRMPGLRVGTLLQHLPPAEGRTIFDVVAEGLPETGELLSQYQHLIESDDPDMNRLATLQTAIEARDGWSYHQRIDTVLTRLGLPAATMMEGLSGGWRRRVALARALVVDPDVLLLDEPTNHLDLDTIQWLEEQLLQFNGSVLFITHDRAFLKRLATGILELDRGRLGRYPGDYDRYQAQKQHELEIESRERDEFDKKLAAEERWIRQGVKARRTRNEGRVRALEKLRSERAERRERQGNANINVDSGERSGKRVVELENVSHRFGQDWVVRDLSIEIQRGDRIGFIGRNGAGKTTLLKILLGQLEPQEGSVREGTNLKVAYFDQLRAGLDMEATVLDNVAGGRDQVSINGRDRHVMSYLQDFLFSPDRARQPVRALSGGEANRLLLAKLFTQPANVLVLDEPTNDLDVETLELLEELLINFDGTLLLVSHDRAFMDNVVTSVLAFEGDGVIRDYVGGYTDWVRQGGKLPPAPGEMRERDSGGSDTATVEKTPAREKAGSPAAPAKKKLSYKLQRELEQLPGQIEALEVRIAELEATIGSASFYQQDSDTINATLADHGNAQQALEQAMERWLELESDSD